In Pseudomonadota bacterium, a genomic segment contains:
- a CDS encoding molybdopterin-dependent oxidoreductase, which produces MDRREFIKYMAMLGVGSVIPNSFLSAKEIERILDNEDREGFYIRFIKPIKPVDPSKWTLKVGGLCDNPKIFTLSDIKKLAKDTQVSRMKCVESWSSKAKWGGFRPKTLFDAVKPKKQAKYLYFYSADDYYEYISLEDLLKSRVLFAYEMNDGPLPDIHGGPLRLLVPFKYGYKSVKTILKLDFVEKEGTGYWSHYGYSKDGTVQKGTDHALDLKTYKILMKEGEPEY; this is translated from the coding sequence ATGGATAGGCGTGAATTTATAAAATATATGGCTATGCTCGGTGTAGGTTCTGTAATCCCTAACTCTTTTCTGAGCGCTAAAGAAATCGAAAGAATTCTGGATAATGAGGACAGGGAAGGCTTTTATATAAGGTTTATTAAGCCCATAAAACCGGTAGACCCCTCAAAATGGACATTGAAAGTGGGCGGCCTCTGCGATAACCCCAAGATATTTACCCTCTCAGACATTAAAAAGCTTGCCAAAGATACCCAGGTTTCGCGTATGAAATGCGTGGAGTCATGGTCAAGCAAGGCAAAGTGGGGAGGATTCCGGCCTAAAACACTTTTCGATGCGGTGAAGCCCAAAAAACAGGCGAAGTATTTATATTTCTACTCTGCCGATGATTACTATGAATACATTTCTCTCGAGGACCTGCTTAAATCCCGTGTACTTTTTGCCTATGAAATGAACGATGGGCCGCTGCCCGATATTCATGGTGGTCCATTGCGTCTTCTTGTCCCCTTCAAATACGGGTACAAGAGCGTCAAAACCATCCTCAAGCTCGATTTTGTTGAAAAGGAAGGCACGGGCTACTGGTCGCATTATGGCTATTCAAAGGATGGAACGGTTCAGAAAGGCACTGACCATGCCCTTGATCTGAAGACATACAAGATATTGATGAAAGAAGGGGAACCGGAGTATTAA